In the genome of Myxococcus stipitatus, one region contains:
- a CDS encoding alpha/beta hydrolase — translation MFRTILAVAVLLAAVPNLAHAQSKPKGARVAVNGMQMYYEVSGKGAPLIVLHGAYMNIPSMGAIISKLAKTHQVYALELQGHGRTTDIDRPITYPNLADDIAAFMDAVGLKKADVFGYSMGAAAALQFGIRHPAKVDKLALASVSYDVEGMQPEFKEFIPNMKVEMFLEMPFAKEYPKLAANPKGFPELARKLIALEKEPMAWGEQVKALKAPVLIIAGDADVTTLEHTVSMFRLLGGGAAGDMGKPLSASRLAILPATSHTAVITQVDALHGFIEPFLKGVTPKGMFAAE, via the coding sequence ATGTTCCGCACGATTCTCGCTGTCGCCGTCCTGCTCGCCGCCGTCCCGAACCTGGCCCACGCGCAGTCCAAGCCGAAGGGGGCCCGCGTCGCCGTGAATGGCATGCAGATGTATTACGAGGTGTCCGGCAAGGGTGCCCCGCTCATCGTCCTGCACGGCGCCTACATGAACATCCCGTCGATGGGCGCCATCATCTCCAAGCTGGCGAAGACGCATCAGGTCTATGCGCTCGAGCTCCAGGGACATGGCCGCACCACGGACATCGACCGCCCCATCACCTACCCGAACCTGGCGGATGACATCGCGGCTTTCATGGACGCGGTGGGCCTCAAGAAGGCGGACGTGTTCGGCTACTCCATGGGTGCCGCCGCCGCGTTGCAGTTCGGCATCCGTCACCCCGCGAAGGTGGACAAGCTGGCTCTCGCCTCGGTCTCCTACGACGTCGAGGGCATGCAGCCCGAGTTCAAGGAATTCATCCCCAACATGAAGGTGGAGATGTTCCTCGAGATGCCCTTCGCGAAGGAGTACCCGAAGCTCGCCGCCAACCCGAAGGGGTTCCCGGAGCTGGCGCGCAAGCTCATCGCCCTCGAGAAGGAGCCCATGGCGTGGGGCGAGCAAGTGAAGGCGCTGAAGGCGCCGGTGCTCATCATCGCCGGCGATGCCGATGTGACGACGCTCGAGCACACCGTCTCCATGTTCCGGCTCCTCGGTGGTGGCGCCGCGGGTGACATGGGCAAGCCGCTGTCCGCCTCGCGCCTGGCCATCCTGCCCGCGACGTCTCACACCGCGGTCATCACCCAGGTGGACGCGCTCCACGGCTTCATCGAGCCCTTCCTCAAGGGCGTCACGCCCAAGGGGATGTTCGCCGCGGAGTAG
- a CDS encoding AraC family transcriptional regulator, whose protein sequence is MPASPKEFAGRPEPRDTQGPDVLADVLDSMRLSTIMYGRFELSGPWGIRFCEKPCAHLVLIAHGSARLDVEGIPDTVLLSAGDLALLPQGVSHTLRDAEGSPLHLLGQGECQRALGVGPIRLGGGGARTSLVTGSFRLGAAPHTLLFEQLPRLVHVKAEAPSLSSAAQLLITESTSSSPGATVVMSRLADILLVQALRLHIASARNQEQPGLGALADPQIGKALSLIHEQPAAPWTVESLAAAVALSRSGFAARFTSLVGKPPLEYLARWRMTKAAQLLRESETPLSELATVIGYQSEASFNRAFKRWEGSSPGAYRREHRQRASSP, encoded by the coding sequence ATGCCAGCCAGTCCAAAAGAATTTGCAGGGCGTCCAGAGCCCCGTGACACACAGGGCCCGGATGTCCTCGCCGATGTGCTGGACTCGATGCGCCTGTCGACCATCATGTATGGCCGCTTCGAGCTGTCCGGGCCCTGGGGCATCCGCTTCTGCGAGAAGCCCTGCGCGCACCTCGTCCTCATCGCGCACGGCAGCGCCCGCCTGGACGTCGAGGGAATCCCAGACACGGTCCTCCTGTCGGCCGGAGACCTGGCCCTGCTTCCTCAAGGGGTCAGCCACACGCTTCGCGACGCGGAAGGAAGTCCCCTCCACCTCCTCGGCCAGGGCGAGTGCCAGCGCGCCCTGGGCGTGGGACCCATCCGGCTCGGAGGTGGAGGTGCGCGAACGTCCCTCGTCACGGGCTCCTTCCGGCTCGGCGCCGCGCCCCACACGCTGCTGTTCGAGCAGCTCCCTCGCCTCGTCCACGTCAAGGCAGAGGCACCCTCGCTTTCGTCGGCGGCCCAGTTGCTCATCACCGAGAGCACCTCTTCCAGCCCGGGGGCCACGGTCGTCATGAGCCGGCTCGCGGACATCCTCCTCGTGCAGGCCCTGCGCCTCCACATCGCGTCAGCGCGGAACCAGGAGCAGCCCGGGCTCGGGGCGCTCGCGGACCCGCAGATTGGCAAGGCCCTCTCGCTCATCCATGAGCAACCCGCGGCGCCGTGGACTGTCGAGAGCCTCGCGGCGGCCGTCGCCCTCTCCCGCTCCGGCTTCGCGGCGCGCTTCACCTCGCTCGTCGGCAAGCCGCCACTGGAGTACCTCGCGAGGTGGCGCATGACGAAGGCCGCGCAGCTCCTCCGGGAGAGCGAGACCCCGCTGAGCGAGCTCGCGACGGTCATCGGCTACCAGAGCGAGGCCTCCTTCAATCGGGCCTTCAAGCGCTGGGAGGGGAGCAGCCCGGGCGCGTACCGGCGCGAGCACCGCCAGCGAGCCTCCTCTCCGTGA
- a CDS encoding response regulator — MASHPYNLLVEDDERPARLVGSFLKEQGFRVRTVGNGPDALAALQREVPDCLVLDILLPGMDGIEVCRRARASYSGWTLMLTALDEDIHEVVALDTGADDSITKPVRPQVLLSRPRALFWRTARDSRKPSPDAGGFPRWGFASMASCAR, encoded by the coding sequence ATGGCGTCCCATCCGTACAACCTCCTCGTGGAAGACGATGAGCGGCCGGCCCGGCTGGTCGGCTCCTTCCTGAAGGAACAGGGCTTCCGGGTGCGGACCGTGGGCAATGGCCCGGACGCGCTTGCCGCCCTCCAGCGCGAAGTCCCGGATTGCCTCGTCCTCGACATCCTCCTGCCTGGGATGGATGGCATCGAGGTGTGCCGCAGGGCGCGAGCCAGCTACTCCGGCTGGACTCTCATGCTCACCGCCCTCGACGAGGACATCCACGAGGTGGTGGCGCTCGACACCGGCGCGGATGACTCCATCACCAAGCCAGTGCGCCCCCAGGTGCTGCTCTCCCGGCCGCGAGCCCTCTTCTGGCGCACCGCGCGCGACTCGCGGAAGCCGTCGCCGGACGCCGGTGGATTCCCTCGGTGGGGCTTCGCATCGATGGCGTCCTGCGCACGGTGA
- a CDS encoding winged helix-turn-helix domain-containing protein has translation MGLRIDGVLRTVSRAESALHLKDAEFDLLLLLANRASEVLSRDDLLSALRGIEHDGLDRSIDMRISKLRRSRARHSTSAHMHHRRP, from the coding sequence GTGGGGCTTCGCATCGATGGCGTCCTGCGCACGGTGAGCCGCGCGGAGTCCGCGTTGCACCTCAAGGACGCCGAGTTCGACCTGCTGTTGCTGCTCGCCAACCGCGCGTCCGAGGTGCTCAGCCGGGACGACCTGCTCTCCGCGCTGCGCGGCATTGAACATGACGGCCTGGACCGCTCCATCGACATGCGCATCTCCAAGCTGCGCCGGAGTCGGGCACGGCACTCGACTTCAGCCCATATGCATCATCGGCGCCCATGA
- a CDS encoding alkene reductase, whose amino-acid sequence MSNTSMLLSPFRVGGLELKNRMVMAPMTRSRALVDGNVPNPLAPTYYAQRASAGLLITEATQVSPQGVGYIRTPGLHSPEQVAGWRKVTEAVHAVGGVIFAQLWHVGRVSHPDFHEGRLPVAPSAIGYEGEVFTFQGKKRVVTPRALDIEELPGIVEQFRRAAENARAAGFDGVEVHGSNGYLLDQFLRDGSNQRTDAYGGSIENRARFPLEVARAVVDVWGAERVGYRLLPQSFPYSGVMDSTPVETFTYMARELSRLRLGYLHVTESVSGPEAPSPEKRISPKLREVFQGAFLVNGGYDARTGEAALAKGEADLVAYGVPFLANPDLPERFRREAPLNPADRSTFFTGDEKGYADYPAMP is encoded by the coding sequence ATGTCAAACACATCGATGCTGTTGTCTCCCTTTCGTGTCGGCGGTCTCGAGCTGAAGAACCGGATGGTGATGGCGCCCATGACGCGCAGCCGGGCGCTGGTCGACGGCAACGTACCCAATCCCCTGGCGCCGACCTACTACGCGCAGCGGGCCTCCGCCGGGCTCCTCATCACCGAGGCCACCCAGGTCAGTCCTCAAGGCGTGGGCTACATCCGCACGCCGGGCCTGCACTCCCCCGAGCAGGTGGCGGGCTGGAGGAAGGTGACGGAGGCCGTCCACGCGGTGGGTGGGGTCATCTTCGCGCAGCTGTGGCACGTGGGACGGGTCTCGCATCCGGACTTCCATGAGGGCCGCCTGCCCGTGGCGCCGTCGGCCATCGGCTACGAGGGCGAGGTCTTCACGTTCCAGGGGAAGAAGCGCGTCGTGACGCCGAGGGCGCTCGACATCGAGGAGCTGCCCGGCATCGTCGAGCAGTTCCGGCGCGCGGCGGAGAACGCCAGGGCCGCGGGCTTCGATGGCGTCGAGGTGCACGGCAGCAATGGCTACCTGCTGGACCAGTTCCTGCGGGACGGCTCGAACCAGCGCACGGATGCGTATGGGGGGAGCATCGAGAACCGGGCGCGCTTCCCGCTGGAGGTGGCGCGTGCGGTGGTGGACGTCTGGGGCGCGGAGCGGGTGGGATATCGGCTCCTGCCGCAGTCCTTCCCCTATTCGGGCGTGATGGACTCCACGCCGGTCGAGACGTTCACGTACATGGCTCGCGAGCTGAGCCGGTTGCGGCTGGGCTACCTGCACGTCACCGAGTCCGTGTCGGGCCCGGAGGCACCGAGCCCGGAGAAGCGCATCTCCCCGAAGCTGCGCGAGGTGTTCCAGGGCGCGTTCCTGGTCAACGGCGGCTACGACGCGAGGACAGGCGAGGCGGCGCTGGCGAAGGGAGAGGCGGACCTCGTGGCGTATGGCGTGCCGTTCCTCGCGAACCCGGACCTGCCGGAGCGCTTCCGTCGAGAGGCTCCACTCAATCCCGCGGACCGCTCCACTTTCTTCACGGGCGACGAGAAGGGCTACGCGGACTACCCGGCGATGCCGTGA
- the mrdA gene encoding penicillin-binding protein 2 — protein MAPRTLVADTPGRDFRKRFLWLGIAMVSGMVLLAIQLYRLQIAQAEEYAAKSVANFVKEVRLRADRGVIKDVRGTILVDSRPSFDAFLTPAFCQACAEKVIPKLAELLRMDDAQRQRLETQARVGRRNGPFQPVPILVDLTRDEYDRLNARRNELDGVDIVPVPHRNYRTGTLLSHVIGYMNEITQEELERFNADGASYSRGDYVGRRGLERYFESQLRGTDGVRQEVVDARGQTLEAFNGLLTTDTTRPPVAGHNIILSLDMRLQEAVEHIFPGIAGAVVVIDVSTGFIRALVSRPGFDPNLLTGRITPEQMGALARDPLQPMINRVAAEHYAPGSIFKVVTALAAFRSGQFSPHTVINCPGGYRLGTRVWRCHRDAGHGPRDGKEALMSSCDVWYYKVADVLGLDPISEMGRLLGLGQPTGIGVMAEVPGVMPTSSYHDRVTPGGYFKGAALNSSIGQGDDAVTVMQMALMYSAIANGGTLYKPQLVARVEDAAGHVVKESEPEVVRKVDIPEAHLKAVREGLVATVNEGGGTAFALRLKDVVVAGKTGTAQVARIGAVRLRTHQMDYYMRHHAWFAGFAPADKPEIAVVILNEHGGGGSSDAAPTGLKVIEKYFELKKQDAEAPPPQVNAPYVRTLPATKRAPN, from the coding sequence GTGGCTCCTCGAACGCTCGTCGCAGACACGCCTGGAAGGGACTTCCGGAAGCGATTCCTCTGGTTGGGTATCGCGATGGTCTCCGGCATGGTGCTGTTGGCCATCCAGCTCTACCGCCTGCAGATCGCGCAGGCGGAGGAGTACGCGGCGAAGAGCGTGGCGAACTTCGTCAAGGAGGTCCGCCTGCGCGCGGACCGGGGCGTCATCAAGGACGTCCGAGGCACCATCCTCGTCGACAGCCGCCCCTCCTTCGACGCCTTCCTGACCCCGGCCTTCTGTCAGGCCTGCGCGGAGAAGGTGATTCCCAAGCTCGCCGAGCTCTTGCGGATGGACGATGCCCAGCGCCAGCGACTGGAGACCCAGGCGCGAGTCGGCCGGCGCAACGGCCCCTTCCAGCCGGTGCCCATCCTCGTCGACCTGACGCGCGACGAGTACGACCGGCTCAATGCGAGACGCAACGAGTTGGACGGCGTGGACATCGTCCCCGTCCCCCACCGCAACTACCGGACCGGGACCCTGCTCAGCCACGTGATTGGCTACATGAACGAAATCACCCAGGAGGAGCTGGAGCGCTTCAACGCGGACGGCGCCAGCTACTCCCGAGGTGACTACGTCGGACGCCGGGGCCTGGAGCGGTACTTCGAATCACAGCTCCGGGGAACGGACGGCGTGCGGCAGGAAGTGGTGGATGCGCGCGGCCAGACGCTGGAGGCGTTCAATGGCCTGCTGACGACGGACACGACGCGCCCGCCCGTCGCTGGCCACAACATCATCCTCTCCCTGGACATGCGGCTCCAGGAGGCCGTCGAGCACATCTTCCCGGGCATCGCCGGCGCCGTGGTGGTCATCGACGTGAGCACGGGCTTCATCCGCGCGCTCGTGTCGCGGCCGGGCTTCGACCCGAACCTCCTGACGGGCCGAATCACCCCGGAGCAGATGGGCGCGCTCGCCCGAGACCCGCTCCAGCCGATGATCAACCGCGTCGCGGCGGAGCACTACGCGCCCGGGTCCATCTTCAAGGTCGTCACCGCGCTGGCCGCCTTCAGGTCCGGGCAGTTCAGCCCCCACACCGTCATCAACTGCCCTGGCGGTTACCGGCTGGGGACTCGCGTGTGGCGGTGCCACCGGGACGCGGGCCACGGGCCCCGAGACGGCAAGGAGGCCCTGATGTCCTCCTGTGACGTCTGGTACTACAAGGTCGCGGATGTGCTGGGCCTCGACCCCATCTCGGAGATGGGGCGCCTCTTGGGACTGGGACAGCCCACCGGCATCGGCGTCATGGCCGAGGTCCCTGGCGTGATGCCCACCAGCAGCTACCACGACCGGGTCACCCCGGGCGGCTACTTCAAGGGCGCCGCGCTCAACAGCTCCATCGGCCAGGGCGACGATGCCGTCACCGTGATGCAGATGGCACTGATGTACTCCGCCATCGCCAACGGAGGCACGCTCTACAAGCCGCAGCTCGTGGCGCGTGTGGAGGATGCGGCCGGACACGTCGTCAAGGAGTCGGAGCCGGAGGTGGTGCGCAAGGTGGACATCCCGGAGGCCCACCTGAAGGCCGTCCGCGAAGGGCTCGTCGCCACGGTGAACGAAGGCGGCGGAACGGCCTTCGCGTTGCGGCTGAAGGATGTCGTCGTCGCGGGGAAGACCGGCACGGCGCAGGTGGCGCGCATCGGCGCGGTGCGACTGCGGACCCACCAGATGGACTACTACATGCGCCATCACGCGTGGTTCGCGGGCTTCGCGCCCGCGGACAAGCCGGAGATTGCCGTCGTCATCCTCAACGAGCATGGCGGCGGCGGCTCCTCGGACGCGGCGCCGACGGGGCTCAAGGTCATCGAGAAGTATTTCGAGCTGAAGAAGCAGGACGCGGAGGCGCCACCGCCGCAGGTGAACGCGCCCTACGTCCGGACCCTGCCCGCGACGAAGCGCGCGCCCAACTGA
- a CDS encoding SIR2 family NAD-dependent protein deacylase, translated as MVDSRTGDDELRRLRDRLGATAWRNIVVLTGAGISVASGLPTYRGPGGLWTRPEAEEVPDAAMMARDPSRVWSLFGPLRGPLRAAPPNAAHVALARWQARLPPGRSFTLVTQNVDGLHTRAGSRDVVELHGSLLHTRCGNPDCGTTPFEDPQEHVQAPLCVHCGQSLRPDVTLFNEPLPVDAEWAAKRALRECDLFLAVGTSGTVAPASQFVRGAKYAGAWTLLLNLTPMQPRHPDFDQEVLGRAEELLPFLLSG; from the coding sequence ATGGTGGATTCCCGGACGGGTGACGACGAGCTGCGGCGGCTGCGTGACAGGCTCGGGGCCACCGCTTGGCGGAACATCGTGGTCCTCACGGGCGCGGGCATCTCCGTCGCGTCGGGGCTTCCGACCTACCGCGGCCCAGGCGGACTGTGGACCCGGCCCGAGGCGGAGGAGGTCCCCGACGCGGCCATGATGGCGAGAGACCCGTCACGGGTGTGGAGCCTGTTCGGTCCGCTGCGCGGGCCCCTCCGAGCCGCGCCCCCCAACGCGGCGCACGTCGCGCTGGCGCGGTGGCAGGCGCGGCTGCCTCCGGGGCGGTCCTTCACGCTGGTGACGCAGAACGTGGATGGACTGCACACCCGCGCGGGCAGCCGGGACGTCGTCGAGCTGCACGGCTCGCTGCTGCACACCCGCTGCGGAAATCCCGACTGTGGGACGACGCCCTTCGAAGACCCCCAGGAACATGTCCAGGCGCCGCTGTGTGTGCACTGCGGACAGTCGCTGCGGCCGGACGTCACGCTCTTCAACGAGCCGCTCCCGGTGGACGCGGAGTGGGCCGCGAAGCGCGCCCTTCGGGAGTGCGACCTCTTCCTCGCGGTGGGCACGTCGGGGACGGTGGCGCCCGCGTCCCAGTTCGTCCGGGGCGCGAAGTACGCGGGGGCCTGGACGCTGTTGCTCAACCTCACGCCCATGCAGCCTCGGCATCCCGATTTCGACCAGGAGGTCCTCGGACGCGCCGAGGAACTCCTGCCATTCCTGTTAAGCGGCTAG
- a CDS encoding endo-1,C4-beta-glucanase → MLLSGLAAMAMSGVAAADVVILNPGEFKGQVSFGSQTLSKYLLLLYSSTGQLSFKEFTSSPYSMTVESGQSYQHTLRATLAQPGGAQSYLTVERYSLYPVDNQVGPTTVDYVYPSMATINASVTVTGGTLAQVEVTATASTSTEELNAWATRFLSGTPTTTTSATMSMVAMGQVSVSGKASVVTANGTVMQRTLAAQVVNLLTGPANVSWTENLPVPGHLVGTVSIAPSSPVSFHKIYFKGLAGTATAPISGEQQVAAGGAYDLELFPGQYDVYARTAIQSEGQYSDTKVYRVTITSGATVTQNFADAVGTAQAPLLVTGMYSNADLSDADMSLKRQESGFATEAFDGALTNGRFDFTLPHGTWRKSHVWLNFDNETNPAAPRYATVVRKYEVGGAPPLAVPANSTVSFGTETLKLVKTTLYFDVREANPTDPEIPLRGASAGLRRTHHDAATGRSWESEAGASGGDVTKTLSPVTVIAEPGTYTLTAGATINGTYSEFTGGTMTVAEPTATPAGSNVSITPFDSQDLVVKVTFPSVTTGGLTTVAELPMGPETPHGLKSFCSDGASAEGIDCPPLFYDIDTTAQFTEATVCVRRKFLGANALAFFLRLYHFNKNTPPNGAWEELPAPVGKPQAFDCSEDPSECGCLDEADCGIDPMADPPVSVIQVCGVTTSFSPFAILEKGLAFTNTVGGVEYQGPTGPLAPQTWTVPRTGEYRITATGASGASAAVGIAGGCGAKVSGVFTLQENDTLQLLVGQKGTATTYSAGGGGGSFVVKNGSPLLIAGGGGGLRAGALVPGRSGSVSTSGTAGSTHASYLSGFIAGGTGGLGGSRAAAYGSGGGGWSGPGASDGAYGEGGFSFLSGGKGGAGKTCGGLAHGGYGGGGAGNGCYGGGGGGGYSGGGGGRVGGGGGSWNVGTRPESAEGACTQNGHGLITIEAAHP, encoded by the coding sequence ATGCTGTTGTCAGGCCTTGCCGCGATGGCCATGTCAGGGGTGGCCGCGGCGGATGTGGTGATTCTCAACCCAGGGGAGTTCAAGGGGCAGGTCTCGTTTGGTTCACAGACCCTCAGCAAGTATCTCTTGCTGCTCTACTCCTCGACCGGCCAGCTGTCCTTCAAGGAGTTCACGTCCAGTCCCTACTCCATGACGGTGGAGAGCGGTCAATCCTATCAACACACCCTGCGAGCCACGCTGGCCCAGCCGGGCGGCGCGCAGTCGTATCTCACGGTGGAGCGCTACAGCCTCTACCCTGTCGACAACCAGGTGGGCCCCACCACGGTGGACTACGTCTATCCGTCGATGGCCACCATCAACGCCTCCGTCACAGTGACGGGCGGAACCCTCGCTCAGGTCGAGGTCACCGCGACCGCGAGCACCTCGACCGAAGAGCTGAATGCGTGGGCGACCCGGTTCCTGAGCGGCACGCCGACCACCACGACGTCGGCCACGATGTCGATGGTGGCCATGGGCCAGGTCTCCGTGTCGGGCAAGGCCTCCGTGGTCACCGCCAATGGCACCGTGATGCAGCGGACGCTCGCCGCGCAGGTCGTCAACCTGCTCACGGGGCCAGCCAACGTGAGCTGGACGGAGAACCTCCCTGTTCCCGGGCATCTCGTCGGAACGGTGAGCATTGCTCCCAGCTCTCCCGTCAGCTTCCACAAGATCTACTTCAAGGGACTCGCTGGCACGGCGACGGCGCCCATCAGTGGCGAGCAGCAGGTGGCCGCTGGCGGCGCCTATGACCTCGAGCTGTTTCCAGGGCAGTATGACGTCTACGCACGCACCGCCATCCAATCCGAGGGCCAGTATTCGGATACGAAGGTCTATCGCGTCACCATCACCTCGGGGGCCACGGTCACGCAGAACTTCGCGGATGCGGTGGGCACCGCGCAGGCTCCCTTGCTCGTGACGGGCATGTATTCCAATGCGGACCTCTCCGATGCGGACATGTCGCTCAAGCGGCAGGAGTCAGGCTTCGCGACAGAGGCCTTCGATGGCGCCCTGACGAACGGCCGGTTCGACTTCACGCTCCCTCATGGGACGTGGAGGAAGAGCCATGTCTGGCTGAACTTCGACAACGAAACCAACCCCGCGGCGCCACGCTACGCGACCGTGGTCCGCAAGTACGAAGTGGGCGGCGCTCCTCCGCTCGCGGTGCCCGCGAACAGCACCGTGAGCTTCGGCACGGAGACGCTGAAGCTCGTCAAGACGACGCTCTACTTCGACGTGCGTGAGGCGAACCCCACGGACCCGGAGATTCCGCTCCGAGGGGCCTCGGCCGGACTGCGCCGGACGCATCATGACGCGGCCACCGGGCGCAGCTGGGAGTCGGAGGCCGGCGCGTCGGGCGGCGATGTCACCAAGACCCTGTCCCCGGTGACGGTCATCGCGGAACCCGGCACCTACACCCTGACCGCGGGAGCCACCATCAATGGGACCTACTCGGAGTTCACGGGCGGGACCATGACGGTCGCGGAGCCGACGGCGACGCCCGCGGGCTCGAACGTGTCCATCACGCCCTTTGATTCCCAGGACCTCGTGGTGAAGGTGACCTTCCCCTCGGTGACGACGGGCGGTCTCACGACGGTGGCCGAGCTGCCGATGGGACCCGAGACGCCGCACGGGCTGAAGTCGTTCTGCTCCGATGGCGCGAGCGCGGAGGGAATCGATTGTCCTCCGCTCTTCTATGACATCGACACCACCGCGCAGTTCACCGAGGCGACGGTGTGTGTCCGCAGGAAGTTCCTGGGCGCCAATGCCCTGGCGTTCTTCCTGCGGCTCTACCACTTCAACAAGAACACCCCTCCGAATGGTGCATGGGAGGAGCTGCCCGCCCCGGTGGGGAAGCCGCAGGCGTTCGATTGCAGCGAGGACCCCTCCGAGTGTGGCTGCCTCGATGAGGCGGACTGCGGCATCGACCCCATGGCGGACCCTCCGGTGAGCGTCATCCAGGTCTGCGGTGTCACCACCAGCTTCTCGCCCTTCGCCATCCTCGAGAAGGGGCTCGCCTTCACGAACACCGTGGGCGGAGTGGAGTACCAGGGCCCCACGGGGCCGCTGGCGCCCCAGACGTGGACGGTGCCCAGGACGGGCGAGTATCGAATCACCGCCACGGGCGCGAGTGGCGCGAGCGCGGCGGTGGGAATCGCGGGTGGGTGTGGCGCCAAGGTCTCCGGTGTGTTCACGCTCCAGGAGAACGACACACTGCAGCTGCTCGTGGGCCAGAAGGGCACCGCGACGACGTACAGCGCGGGCGGTGGTGGTGGCTCCTTCGTGGTGAAGAATGGCAGCCCGCTGCTCATCGCGGGAGGCGGCGGTGGACTGCGCGCGGGGGCCCTGGTTCCGGGACGCAGCGGGAGCGTGAGCACGTCGGGCACGGCGGGCTCGACGCATGCCAGCTACTTGTCCGGGTTCATCGCGGGCGGGACAGGGGGCCTGGGTGGCTCGCGGGCCGCGGCGTATGGCTCGGGGGGCGGTGGCTGGTCAGGCCCTGGCGCCTCGGACGGAGCCTACGGTGAGGGCGGCTTCTCCTTCCTGTCGGGCGGAAAGGGTGGCGCCGGGAAGACGTGCGGCGGGCTGGCGCATGGCGGCTACGGCGGTGGCGGCGCGGGGAATGGCTGCTACGGCGGTGGTGGCGGTGGGGGTTACTCCGGCGGTGGTGGCGGGCGCGTGGGCGGAGGCGGTGGCTCGTGGAACGTCGGCACGCGGCCTGAGTCCGCTGAGGGCGCGTGTACGCAGAACGGACACGGGCTCATCACCATCGAAGCCGCGCATCCGTAG
- a CDS encoding nuclear transport factor 2 family protein, which translates to MIAIETIVQRYIATFNETDEARRSTALRELYTEDCTYIDPLVAATGTEAISGFIGGVQKQFRGVVFTLAGPVDAHHDQARFTWHAGMPGGDKPLVIGFDVVVLANGRIRQVLGFLNAVPA; encoded by the coding sequence GTGATCGCCATCGAGACCATCGTCCAGCGCTACATCGCCACCTTCAACGAGACGGATGAGGCTCGCCGGAGCACGGCCCTCCGCGAGCTGTACACCGAGGACTGCACCTATATCGATCCGCTCGTCGCCGCCACGGGGACGGAGGCCATCAGCGGGTTCATCGGCGGCGTCCAGAAGCAGTTCCGTGGCGTCGTCTTCACGCTCGCGGGTCCCGTGGATGCGCACCATGACCAGGCCCGCTTCACGTGGCACGCGGGCATGCCCGGGGGTGACAAGCCGCTCGTGATTGGCTTCGACGTGGTGGTGCTGGCGAACGGCCGCATCCGGCAGGTGCTCGGCTTCCTCAATGCCGTGCCTGCCTGA
- a CDS encoding M12 family metallopeptidase, producing the protein MKTRQGLLLLASVLAGFSAQAAAWNGGTHDTTPSVCFVGNALTARPDRVQQVLDYIEDFERAANIRFTYLGTCPAPIVLADGTEWHNGDIRIVLWGTTVSPFGRVPGVGCQMFLDENGNYTGENDGGSSWSNFPGSLGENRSCRYNLKLGDDADAQGVPWRDHTLHEFGHALGLVHEHLRNDADAAVECSSGGFGGDISGGHLTVYDRYSVMNYRFLACGINGNYGHAGLSALDRLAMHILYPEPTPVAELWGRTVIQTTEPLFLTSAWAMRGADIGFTAPWFQWTLSGVTVSSTSTLNGSLQAGTYPLQLSYQDFRGRMYSYSGTVKVLTPADYARRIVSPIATLSPLM; encoded by the coding sequence ATGAAGACCCGACAAGGGCTGCTCCTGCTGGCCTCCGTGCTGGCGGGCTTCTCCGCCCAGGCGGCTGCCTGGAACGGAGGCACCCACGACACCACGCCCAGCGTCTGCTTCGTGGGGAACGCGCTCACCGCGCGTCCCGACCGCGTGCAGCAGGTGCTCGACTACATCGAGGACTTCGAGCGCGCGGCCAACATCCGCTTCACGTACCTGGGGACGTGCCCCGCGCCCATCGTCCTCGCCGACGGGACGGAGTGGCACAACGGGGACATCCGCATCGTCCTCTGGGGAACCACGGTCTCCCCCTTCGGCCGGGTGCCCGGCGTGGGCTGCCAGATGTTCCTCGACGAGAACGGCAACTACACGGGGGAGAACGACGGCGGCTCCAGCTGGTCGAACTTCCCGGGCTCGCTCGGCGAGAACCGCAGCTGCCGCTACAACCTGAAGCTGGGGGACGACGCCGACGCGCAAGGGGTCCCCTGGAGGGACCACACCCTCCATGAGTTCGGCCACGCGCTGGGCCTGGTCCACGAGCACCTGCGAAATGACGCGGACGCGGCGGTGGAGTGCAGCTCCGGAGGCTTCGGAGGAGACATCAGCGGTGGGCACCTCACCGTCTACGACCGCTACTCGGTGATGAACTACCGGTTCCTCGCGTGTGGCATCAACGGCAACTACGGCCACGCGGGACTGTCCGCGCTGGACCGGCTGGCGATGCACATTCTCTACCCAGAGCCCACGCCTGTCGCGGAGCTGTGGGGACGGACGGTCATCCAGACCACCGAGCCGCTGTTCCTCACGTCCGCCTGGGCCATGCGAGGCGCGGACATCGGCTTCACCGCGCCCTGGTTCCAGTGGACCCTGTCGGGCGTCACGGTCAGCAGCACGAGCACCCTGAACGGCTCGCTCCAGGCGGGGACGTATCCGCTCCAGCTGAGCTACCAGGACTTCCGCGGCCGGATGTACTCGTACTCCGGCACGGTGAAGGTGCTCACTCCCGCGGACTACGCGCGGCGAATCGTCTCGCCCATCGCCACGCTGTCTCCGCTGATGTGA